The following are from one region of the Stanieria cyanosphaera PCC 7437 genome:
- a CDS encoding DUF4388 domain-containing protein, protein MINKSELLEKLALLGEQQFTGIVALDAHNKKHWQIYYVLGKLVWVQSDFHIYRSWRRSFLKYCPEISVEKIPFSKIALLSQQYYLISYLHEYQLVKREQIKALIEKQTSELLFDLVQQEYKQSLQYTCEPKSSHALLKEGFIISIAPDNLEETLTQVKQTWLQWSGKGLASCSPNLSPCLKNNEDLSQTIPGLIYRNMARLLNGQNTLRDLSLIMNQNVFDLTCALMPYFFKGYLRLLEVSDLPELNLSQVSSRFQSADLSYSSRS, encoded by the coding sequence ATGATCAACAAAAGCGAATTGTTAGAAAAGTTGGCTTTACTTGGAGAACAACAGTTTACTGGAATTGTTGCTTTAGATGCCCATAACAAAAAGCATTGGCAAATTTATTATGTTTTAGGGAAACTAGTTTGGGTTCAAAGTGACTTTCATATTTATCGTTCTTGGCGAAGAAGTTTCTTGAAATATTGTCCTGAAATATCAGTAGAAAAGATACCTTTTAGCAAAATTGCTTTATTATCTCAACAATATTACTTAATTAGTTACCTTCACGAATATCAGTTAGTTAAACGAGAGCAAATTAAAGCTTTAATTGAAAAACAAACCAGTGAACTTCTTTTTGATCTGGTACAACAGGAATATAAACAATCTCTTCAGTATACTTGTGAACCCAAATCTTCTCATGCTTTACTGAAAGAAGGATTTATTATATCTATTGCTCCTGATAATCTAGAAGAAACTTTAACGCAAGTTAAGCAAACATGGTTACAGTGGTCAGGAAAAGGTCTTGCTTCTTGTTCTCCTAATCTTAGTCCTTGCCTCAAAAATAATGAAGACTTAAGCCAAACTATTCCAGGTCTAATTTACCGCAATATGGCAAGATTATTAAATGGGCAAAATACCTTACGAGATTTATCTTTAATCATGAATCAAAATGTCTTTGATCTCACTTGTGCTTTGATGCCCTATTTTTTCAAAGGTTATTTACGATTATTAGAAGTTTCCGATTTACCAGAATTAAATCTCAGTCAAGTTTCTTCTCGATTTCAAAGTGCTGATTTATCCTATTCTTCTCGATCATGA
- a CDS encoding sugar kinase, which produces MKFQGLFVGLTTLDLIYLVTKLPQSNQKIVALEQTIASGGPATNAAITFSCLGNQAKLISVIGNHPLSQLIYQDLNNYSVEINDLAPSILSSPPLSSICVSQSTGERAVVSINATKIQATVEQIPENTLQEIDVVLIDGHQINLSEIIAQQAKQKNIPIVIDGGSWKPGLENILPYADYVICSADFYPPNCYNIADVFTYLKTLHIPYIAITNGAEQIQYCSQENSGEIQVKPVKVLDTLGAGDIFHGAFCHYILQQEFLSALTNAATIASDSCQFFGTRQFQQFIP; this is translated from the coding sequence ATGAAGTTTCAAGGACTGTTTGTTGGTTTAACTACTTTAGATTTAATTTATTTAGTTACTAAGTTACCTCAAAGTAATCAAAAAATTGTTGCTTTAGAACAAACTATTGCTTCTGGCGGTCCCGCTACGAATGCTGCCATAACTTTTAGTTGTTTGGGTAATCAAGCTAAATTAATCAGCGTTATAGGTAACCATCCTCTCAGTCAGCTTATTTATCAAGATTTAAACAATTATTCTGTTGAAATTAATGATTTAGCTCCATCAATATTATCTTCTCCTCCTTTATCTTCAATTTGTGTGTCACAATCTACAGGAGAAAGAGCAGTAGTCTCGATCAATGCTACTAAAATACAAGCCACCGTTGAACAAATACCAGAAAATACTCTCCAGGAAATTGACGTAGTTTTAATTGATGGGCATCAAATTAATCTCAGTGAAATAATTGCACAACAAGCAAAACAAAAAAACATTCCCATTGTTATCGATGGTGGTAGTTGGAAACCAGGTTTAGAAAACATTTTACCTTACGCTGATTATGTCATCTGTTCGGCGGATTTTTATCCTCCCAACTGTTACAATATCGCCGATGTCTTTACTTACTTAAAAACACTACATATTCCTTATATTGCTATTACTAACGGGGCAGAACAAATTCAATATTGTAGTCAAGAAAATAGTGGTGAAATACAAGTCAAACCAGTAAAAGTTCTAGACACTTTAGGAGCGGGAGATATTTTTCATGGTGCTTTTTGTCATTATATTCTTCAACAAGAATTTCTTTCTGCTTTAACTAATGCAGCCACCATAGCTTCTGATTCTTGTCAGTTTTTTGGTACTCGTCAGTTTCAGCAATTTATTCCCTAA
- a CDS encoding response regulator: MISGFFTQLKAEKFTGIAKIRTKAINRRNQWKIYFYLGQITWVDGGYHPQRSWRRQFKKYCPQIDFNAINVNSLNSIEHQEYFLLKTLLERQIVELEQIRKLIINKIQEVLFDILQQSHGESLCFEVQSSSVANLTKNNFPMSITLVEIESVIQPSTVLWLEWLRQGLGDCLANSAPIIKNPYQLSQEVPEVVYQNFVRLLNGTNTIRDIAMKMDKDLLKIALSLTLYQKKGLLDFIDVPDLMLPKSKSEPSANSFQAKKILSGNQPLIVCIDDSPQVCQIMEQVITQVNYRFLGIQKALDAIPTLIDTNPNLIFLDIGMPILNGYEVCAQIKKVSKLKDIPVIMLTGSDGVLDRVKAKVVGSVDFINKPINSEEILKTINKFTKEKQPQVSLSIN, from the coding sequence ATGATTTCTGGTTTTTTTACCCAGTTAAAAGCGGAAAAATTTACAGGTATTGCTAAAATAAGAACTAAAGCTATTAATCGTCGTAATCAATGGAAAATTTATTTTTACCTTGGTCAAATAACTTGGGTAGATGGAGGCTATCATCCTCAGCGTTCTTGGCGAAGACAGTTTAAAAAATATTGTCCTCAAATTGACTTTAATGCAATTAATGTTAATTCTTTAAATTCAATAGAACATCAAGAATATTTCTTATTAAAAACTTTACTGGAACGTCAAATAGTTGAATTAGAACAAATCAGAAAACTAATTATTAATAAAATCCAAGAAGTTCTCTTTGATATTTTACAGCAAAGTCATGGAGAATCTTTGTGTTTTGAAGTTCAATCTTCATCTGTTGCTAATTTAACTAAAAATAATTTTCCGATGTCGATTACTTTAGTTGAAATCGAGTCTGTAATTCAACCCTCAACAGTGCTGTGGTTAGAGTGGTTACGGCAGGGATTAGGTGATTGCTTGGCTAATAGTGCGCCGATTATTAAAAATCCTTACCAATTATCTCAAGAAGTTCCTGAAGTTGTTTATCAAAACTTTGTTCGGCTGCTTAATGGTACTAATACTATTAGAGATATAGCTATGAAAATGGATAAAGATTTACTTAAAATAGCTTTGTCTCTAACACTTTATCAAAAGAAAGGTTTACTAGATTTTATTGACGTTCCCGATTTAATGTTACCCAAATCAAAAAGTGAGCCTTCTGCCAATTCTTTTCAAGCTAAAAAAATCTTATCTGGCAATCAGCCTCTCATTGTTTGTATTGATGATAGTCCACAAGTCTGTCAAATTATGGAACAGGTTATTACCCAGGTAAACTATCGTTTTTTGGGAATTCAAAAAGCCTTAGATGCAATTCCTACTTTAATTGATACTAATCCTAATTTGATTTTTTTAGATATTGGAATGCCAATTTTAAATGGTTATGAAGTTTGCGCTCAAATTAAAAAAGTTTCTAAATTAAAAGATATACCAGTAATTATGTTAACTGGAAGTGATGGAGTTTTAGATCGAGTCAAAGCAAAAGTTGTGGGAAGTGTTGATTTTATTAATAAACCGATCAATTCGGAGGAAATTCTCAAGACTATTAATAAATTTACCAAAGAAAAACAGCCACAAGTAAGTTTAAGTATTAATTAA
- a CDS encoding response regulator transcription factor yields MNKVLVVDDSLTDRKVVSAYLEQAGLTVLDASSAEEAMDKLTQYQPSLIVLDVVMGGKSGFEMCRTLKAEQSTKPIPIILCSSKSTEADKMWGNVVGADAYLTKPVNRDELINKVKQLINR; encoded by the coding sequence ATGAACAAAGTCTTGGTAGTCGATGACAGTTTAACTGACAGAAAAGTTGTGAGTGCTTATCTTGAACAAGCTGGTTTAACGGTACTAGATGCGAGTAGTGCCGAAGAGGCAATGGACAAACTAACTCAATATCAACCTAGTTTAATTGTCCTCGATGTCGTGATGGGAGGAAAAAGTGGTTTTGAGATGTGTCGCACTCTTAAAGCTGAACAAAGTACTAAACCAATTCCAATTATTCTTTGCTCTTCTAAATCAACTGAAGCTGACAAAATGTGGGGTAATGTTGTCGGTGCAGACGCTTATTTAACTAAACCTGTTAATCGTGATGAACTTATTAACAAAGTTAAGCAACTGATTAACCGTTAG
- a CDS encoding chemotaxis protein CheW yields MLSLSQSNSLALNLGIKTNNSSNRQRLRKFLQFQLAESKVNRALLEAELVTEIITISSTEILPVPQMLYCVLGIYSWRSEMLWIVDLENLLGYPSVLFSDAAVTEAKSLMTMIVQFQGQALGLVVSAVDNIVQLDLEEFKSPSPELFSNDVLPFLSSYFNSSHNEIMMLLDTAEIFHFFNL; encoded by the coding sequence ATGTTAAGTCTGTCTCAATCTAATTCTTTAGCTTTGAATTTAGGTATCAAGACAAATAATTCATCTAATCGCCAACGACTCCGCAAATTTTTACAATTTCAACTAGCTGAATCAAAAGTAAATCGAGCTTTACTAGAAGCAGAGTTAGTTACTGAAATTATTACCATTTCTTCTACCGAAATTTTACCTGTTCCCCAGATGCTTTATTGTGTTTTGGGGATTTATAGTTGGCGCAGTGAAATGCTGTGGATTGTAGATTTGGAAAATCTTTTAGGCTATCCTTCTGTTTTATTTTCCGACGCAGCAGTCACAGAAGCAAAAAGTTTAATGACAATGATTGTACAGTTTCAAGGACAAGCATTAGGTTTAGTTGTTTCTGCTGTCGATAATATTGTTCAGTTAGATTTGGAAGAATTTAAATCACCTTCTCCAGAGTTGTTTTCTAATGATGTGCTGCCATTTTTAAGCAGTTATTTTAATAGCAGCCACAATGAAATTATGATGCTCCTCGATACGGCGGAAATATTTCATTTTTTCAATTTATGA
- a CDS encoding GAF domain-containing protein, with protein sequence MNTANTTANSNPANSTSQQDTLEKIKNNVLKQTRERLRQVIQTIRQSSNSRESLLNQTTTAICEELAASRVLIYQFEDENNGKVIMESGKIDWTPMQNETLPCLCFGVGSAADYQQKEIVAISHVKQTRLTPYQQQLLEKFQVQASLALPICLNHQVWGLVVIHQCDRPRKWQEEEINLLCQWTNELTIALQPLELRWELQQQLEREKTTAKVIEKIQQSQDLPDIFRTATQEVKKLLRCDRVIVYQFNPDWTGLVVAESVGSGWVSLLVEQNNDDVLSGDRIQLDRCLLRNWSKETKADIVEPDSFLKQTQGGRYTRGQKFTAVDNIYTKDFPDCYIQSLEKYQAKAYLIVPIFQKNTLWGLLGAYQNDGMRVWQQSEINFMLQIATPLAVAIQRAEFISDLEAKNQQDQAVNQIVDRIRHSLKLTDIFRNATQEVKKILKSDRVVVYRFNPDWSGEVVAESFNSQWVSVMEIQETDETLYSTEMSADDRCTLKYLESGSALDSDTYFMETQGGKYTKGKKFQVVNDVYQAGFSACYLQSLEKYQAKAYIIVPLFQEGQLWGLLATYQNDAPRTWKKSEVDLMLKIAPQLSIALQQAQKSEQLAKTVVRQKTIARMVDRMQQATTVDEVVNIATKETRKLLAVELTTIYRFNSDWSGETIVEIAANADVKSIKAAINNDPYLQKNQGGRYRRNEYRVVHNTAQAGLEECRLEILEQLGIKAYISMPIFVDQQLWGIISVYQSLTRVWDEEEIETLKQIGTQTGLAIQQTEYVNELQTQTQQEKTISAIVDRIRGSLKLKEIFRNATQEVRKLLKCDRVIVYRFLPDWSGEVLAESVGSQWVSVMEIQETDETLYSAEMSNDDRCTLKYLEAGSALDNDTYFIDTKGGDYAKGKKFQVVNDVSTAGFSSCYLQSLEKYQAKAYIIVPIFQDNKLWGLFAVYQNSGVRNWKASEVTLMLKIAPQLSIAIQQAEKSEKLEKTAKRERGLTKLLEKIQEVQTQVKIYQITTQEARQLLNLDRVTIYRFNADGSGKFVGESLLGNGLICLDNPSFLKDIYTYLQESEGIIYQNNQSLAVADIYKAGYDSYYLELLQQLEAKAYMIAPIFVEQKLWGLLGAYQNTNTRQWEEDEINALKQVGLQIGVALQKIAYLEQVKIQSDNLAQTLAREKAAKERLQQQAVEMLRTVRPAFSGDLTVRAIVTEDEIGTIAGAYNTTLDSLKDIVIQVQKAVEQVVYTTGDSSVAVEGLSKQAQQQLQELQQALERIQAMIEASTITTQNAQKVEVAIEQANQTVQSGDRAMNNTVESILGIRQTVADAGKRVKRLSESSQKISKVVSLISSFATQTNLLALNAALEATRAGEYGKGFAVVADEVRNLSLQSSEATTEIEKLVREIQEETQEVAAAMDAGVQQVAEGTSLVNETRNSLNAIVVATAEIRELVQGITSAANAQTQQAESVTKVMGQVAEIASGTSNDSRKISSSFHQLQQLAQNLQARVAQFKVN encoded by the coding sequence ATGAATACAGCAAATACTACCGCTAATAGTAATCCAGCAAATTCCACCTCTCAACAAGATACTCTTGAAAAAATTAAGAATAATGTTTTAAAGCAAACTAGAGAACGACTTCGCCAAGTTATTCAAACTATTCGTCAATCTTCAAATAGTCGCGAAAGTCTTTTAAATCAGACAACAACTGCGATTTGTGAAGAATTAGCAGCTAGTCGGGTACTGATTTATCAATTTGAGGATGAGAACAACGGGAAAGTTATTATGGAGTCAGGGAAGATTGATTGGACTCCAATGCAAAATGAAACTTTACCCTGTCTTTGTTTTGGAGTCGGCAGTGCAGCAGATTATCAACAAAAAGAAATTGTAGCTATTTCTCATGTCAAACAAACTAGACTAACTCCTTATCAGCAACAGTTATTAGAAAAGTTTCAAGTTCAAGCTTCTCTTGCTTTGCCTATTTGTCTGAATCATCAGGTTTGGGGATTGGTAGTAATTCATCAATGCGATCGCCCTAGAAAATGGCAAGAAGAAGAAATTAATTTGCTTTGCCAATGGACAAATGAATTAACTATTGCTCTACAACCACTAGAATTACGCTGGGAACTGCAACAACAACTAGAACGGGAAAAAACTACTGCTAAAGTAATTGAAAAGATTCAGCAGTCTCAAGATTTACCAGATATTTTTCGTACTGCTACCCAAGAAGTCAAAAAACTCTTAAGATGCGATCGCGTCATCGTCTATCAATTTAATCCCGACTGGACTGGATTGGTTGTTGCCGAATCAGTAGGTAGTGGTTGGGTTTCTTTGTTAGTCGAGCAAAATAATGATGACGTTCTTAGTGGCGATCGCATTCAGTTAGATCGTTGTCTGCTCAGAAATTGGTCGAAAGAAACCAAAGCGGATATTGTTGAACCTGATAGTTTTCTCAAGCAAACTCAGGGAGGAAGATATACTCGCGGACAAAAGTTTACAGCAGTAGATAACATCTATACCAAAGACTTTCCTGACTGTTATATTCAATCTCTTGAAAAATATCAAGCTAAAGCCTATTTAATCGTACCGATTTTTCAAAAAAACACACTTTGGGGGTTACTGGGAGCATATCAAAATGATGGTATGCGAGTCTGGCAACAATCTGAAATTAATTTCATGTTACAAATAGCTACTCCTTTAGCAGTGGCAATCCAAAGAGCAGAATTTATCAGCGATCTTGAAGCAAAAAATCAACAAGATCAAGCCGTTAATCAAATTGTGGATCGTATCCGTCACTCTCTTAAGCTCACGGATATTTTCCGTAATGCCACTCAAGAAGTAAAGAAAATCCTCAAGAGCGATCGCGTGGTAGTATATCGTTTTAATCCTGACTGGAGTGGGGAAGTAGTAGCTGAATCATTTAATTCTCAATGGGTTTCTGTAATGGAAATTCAAGAAACTGATGAAACTCTCTACAGTACCGAAATGAGTGCAGATGACCGATGTACGTTGAAATATCTCGAATCTGGTTCTGCTCTTGATAGCGATACTTATTTTATGGAAACCCAAGGAGGCAAGTATACGAAAGGAAAGAAATTCCAAGTAGTAAATGATGTCTATCAAGCGGGATTTTCTGCTTGTTATTTACAATCTCTCGAAAAATATCAGGCAAAAGCTTATATTATTGTACCTTTGTTTCAAGAAGGACAACTATGGGGTTTACTCGCTACTTATCAAAATGACGCTCCTCGTACTTGGAAAAAATCGGAAGTAGATTTAATGCTCAAAATTGCTCCTCAATTGAGTATTGCCTTACAACAAGCACAAAAATCAGAACAACTAGCCAAAACTGTGGTTAGACAAAAAACGATCGCACGAATGGTTGATCGGATGCAACAAGCAACGACAGTAGACGAAGTTGTTAATATTGCTACCAAAGAAACTCGCAAACTTTTAGCAGTTGAACTAACCACCATCTATCGTTTTAACTCCGACTGGAGTGGAGAAACTATTGTTGAAATTGCTGCGAATGCTGATGTCAAATCGATCAAAGCAGCAATTAATAACGACCCCTATTTACAAAAAAATCAGGGTGGCAGATATCGACGCAATGAGTATCGAGTAGTTCATAATACCGCTCAAGCTGGTTTGGAAGAATGTCGGCTCGAAATTTTAGAACAATTAGGGATTAAAGCTTATATCTCCATGCCGATTTTTGTCGATCAGCAACTGTGGGGAATTATTAGTGTTTATCAATCCCTAACTAGGGTGTGGGACGAAGAAGAAATCGAAACCCTCAAACAAATTGGAACTCAAACAGGATTAGCGATTCAACAAACCGAATACGTTAATGAATTACAAACCCAAACTCAGCAAGAAAAAACCATCTCTGCCATTGTAGATCGCATTCGTGGCTCTCTTAAACTCAAAGAAATTTTCCGTAACGCCACTCAAGAAGTGAGAAAATTACTCAAATGCGATCGCGTGATTGTTTATCGTTTTCTTCCTGATTGGAGTGGGGAAGTTTTAGCCGAATCGGTTGGTTCGCAATGGGTTTCGGTGATGGAAATCCAAGAAACTGACGAAACTCTCTACAGTGCCGAAATGAGTAATGATGACCGCTGTACTCTAAAGTATTTAGAAGCAGGTTCGGCTCTTGATAACGATACCTATTTTATCGATACCAAAGGCGGAGATTATGCCAAAGGTAAAAAATTCCAAGTAGTTAATGATGTTTCTACTGCGGGTTTTTCTTCTTGTTATCTGCAATCTTTAGAAAAGTATCAAGCTAAAGCTTACATCATCGTTCCCATCTTTCAAGACAATAAACTATGGGGTTTATTTGCTGTCTATCAAAATTCTGGTGTGCGTAACTGGAAGGCTTCAGAAGTTACTTTAATGCTCAAAATTGCCCCACAACTAAGTATTGCGATTCAACAAGCAGAAAAATCAGAAAAATTAGAAAAAACGGCTAAAAGAGAGCGAGGTTTAACTAAACTACTTGAAAAAATCCAAGAAGTTCAAACTCAAGTCAAAATTTACCAAATTACTACCCAAGAAGCTCGTCAGTTACTCAATTTAGACCGCGTTACCATCTATCGTTTTAATGCTGATGGCAGTGGAAAATTTGTCGGCGAATCTCTGCTTGGGAATGGGTTAATTTGTCTTGACAATCCTTCTTTTCTCAAAGATATCTATACCTATTTACAAGAAAGCGAAGGAATCATTTATCAAAACAATCAATCTTTGGCAGTGGCTGATATTTACAAAGCTGGTTATGACTCCTACTACCTAGAGTTACTTCAGCAACTAGAAGCTAAAGCCTACATGATTGCTCCGATTTTTGTCGAACAAAAACTTTGGGGTTTATTGGGAGCTTATCAAAACACTAATACTCGTCAATGGGAAGAAGATGAAATTAACGCTCTCAAACAAGTAGGTTTACAAATTGGGGTTGCGCTGCAAAAAATTGCTTACCTAGAACAAGTCAAGATTCAATCAGACAACCTTGCCCAAACTTTAGCACGGGAAAAAGCAGCCAAAGAGCGATTACAACAACAAGCAGTAGAAATGCTCCGTACCGTTCGACCAGCTTTTAGTGGTGACTTAACTGTTAGAGCGATCGTTACAGAAGATGAAATCGGTACAATTGCTGGAGCTTACAACACTACTCTTGATTCTCTCAAAGATATTGTGATCCAAGTCCAAAAAGCTGTAGAACAAGTAGTTTATACAACTGGGGATAGTAGCGTTGCTGTTGAAGGTTTATCCAAACAAGCCCAACAACAATTACAAGAGCTACAACAAGCCTTAGAACGAATTCAAGCCATGATCGAAGCTTCTACTATTACCACTCAAAATGCCCAAAAAGTAGAAGTTGCCATTGAGCAAGCCAATCAAACAGTTCAATCGGGCGATCGCGCTATGAATAATACGGTTGAAAGTATTCTTGGTATTCGTCAAACTGTTGCTGATGCTGGTAAACGAGTTAAACGTCTCAGTGAGTCTTCACAAAAAATCTCGAAAGTAGTTAGTTTAATTAGTTCTTTTGCTACTCAAACCAATCTTTTAGCTCTTAATGCTGCTTTAGAAGCGACTCGTGCAGGAGAATATGGTAAGGGATTTGCCGTAGTAGCCGATGAAGTCCGCAATCTTTCCTTGCAATCATCGGAAGCGACTACCGAAATTGAAAAGCTAGTCAGAGAAATTCAGGAAGAAACTCAAGAAGTTGCTGCTGCTATGGATGCAGGAGTTCAACAGGTTGCTGAAGGAACGAGTCTCGTCAATGAAACTCGCAATAGTTTAAATGCTATTGTGGTAGCCACTGCCGAAATTCGGGAATTAGTTCAGGGAATTACCTCAGCAGCTAATGCTCAAACCCAACAAGCAGAATCTGTTACCAAAGTAATGGGACAAGTAGCAGAAATTGCTAGCGGTACTTCTAATGATTCTCGCAAAATTTCTAGTTCTTTCCATCAACTACAACAACTAGCTCAAAATCTCCAAGCTAGAGTTGCTCAATTCAAAGTTAATTAA